A window of Anolis sagrei isolate rAnoSag1 chromosome 13, rAnoSag1.mat, whole genome shotgun sequence contains these coding sequences:
- the LOC132764931 gene encoding somatostatin-2-like produces MQLMGRLLAVLLLVWTVRASALPGEDKLSAQSSREQTKARKVLILKMLAELLDGAEVGREPAPSESEDPLESKLEDEASVLGRLSQLTQRDRKAPCKNFFWKTFTAC; encoded by the exons ATGCAGCTGATGGGACGGCTCCTTGCGGTTCTGCTCCTGGTTTGGACCGTGAGGGCATCCGCTTTGCCTGGCGAAGACAAGCTTTCAGCACAGAGCAGCCGG GAGCAAACCAAAGCCCGCAAAGTCCTGATCCTGAAAATGCTGGCAGAGCTCTTGGACGGGGCCGAAGTGGGTCGGGAGCCGGCTCCTTCCGAATCGGAAGATCCGCTGGAGAGCAAACTGGAGGACGAGGCGTCGGTGCTGGGGAGGTTGTCCCAGCTCACCCAGCGGGACCGCAAAGCCCCGTGCAAAAACTTCTTCTGGAAGACCTTCACCGCTTGCTAA